A window of Tripterygium wilfordii isolate XIE 37 chromosome 7, ASM1340144v1, whole genome shotgun sequence contains these coding sequences:
- the LOC120002962 gene encoding O-fucosyltransferase 38 isoform X3, whose protein sequence is MLIQYQYQVPDSQSQYQYQVPDSQSQYQYQVPDSQSQYQYQVPDSQSQFQYQVPDEQLWDVSKIYGLHPCVKPTSKYKAAQGSDHYITVRCNGGLNQMRTGISDMVAVAYIMNATLVIPQLDKRSFWQDSSTFSDIFDDRHFIETLQGDVRIVKQLPKELDSAPRARKHFTSWSGLGYYKDMMQLWDNYQVIHVAKSDSRLANNGLPLDVQRLRCRALYNALHFSLPIESLGKKLVERLRSRGGRYIALHLRYEKDMLSFTGCTYGLTDAESEELRIMREKTNHWKVKDINSTEQRIGGFCPLTPKEVGIFIQALGYPPSTTIYVAAGEIYGGEARLLELKSYFPNLVFKDTLATEEELKAFLNHASQTAALDYIISRESDVFIPSYSGNMARVVEGHRRVLGHRKTITPDRKGLVKLFDKLESNRLSEGEPLSYLVQQMHVSRQGAPRKRRGPMPGVKGRARFGTEESFYENPYPECICGSVRQFKSDIKL, encoded by the exons ATGCTGATACAG TATCAATATCAGGTTCCTGACTCTCAATCGCAGTATCAATATCAGGTTCCTGACTCGCAGTCGCAGTATCAATATCAGGTTCCTGACTCGCAGTCGCAGTATCAATATCAGGTTCCTGACTCTCAATCGCAGTTTCAATATCAG GTGCCAGATGAACAACTTTGGGATGTTTCCAAGATTTATGGTTTGCATCCATGTGTAAAGCCTACAAGCAAATATAAAG CTGCCCAAGGATCTGACCACTATATTACTGTGCGATGCAACGGAGGACTGAATCAAATGCGCACTGGT ATTTCTGACATGGTGGCTGTGGCATACATCATGAATGCAACCTTGGTCATTCCTCAGCTAGACAAACGTTCCTTTTGGCAAGATTCCAG TACGTTTTCAGATATATTTGATGATCGTCATTTCATCGAAACCTTACAAGGAGATGTGAGGATTGTTAAGCAACTACCCAAGGAATTGGATTCTGCTCCTCGGGCTCGGAAACACTTCACTTCTTGGTCTGGATTGGGTTATTACAAAGACATGATGCAACTATGGGACAATTATCAG GTAATTCATGTGGCAAAATCAGATTCTCGGCTTGCAAACAATGGTTTGCCTCTTGATGTACAGAGGCTGAGGTGTCGTGCTCTATACAATGCTCTCCATTTCTCTCTTCCGATTGAAAGCTTGGGAAAG AAGCTGGTGGAGCGGCTGAGATCACGTGGGGGAAGATACATTGCTCTTCATCTAAGATATGAGAAGGACATGTTGTCTTTCACTGGTTGTACTTATGGCCTGACTGATGCAGAATCTGAAGAGCTAAGAATAATGAG GGAGAAGACAAACCACTGGAAGGTTAAAGACATAAATTCAACAGAACAGAGAATAGGAGGATTTTGTCCACTGACTCCAAAAGAGGTGGGGATATTTATTCAAGCTCTTGGATATCCTCCATCTACAACCATTTACGTCGCAGCTGGGGAAATTTATGGTGGTGAAGCTCGTCTACTAGAGCTCAAATCCTACTTTCCTAATCTAGTTTTTAAG GATACGTTGGCTACAGAGGAAGAGTTAAAAGCATTTTTAAATCATGCTTCCCAAACTGCAGCTCTGGATTACATCATATCTAGAGAGAGTGATGTTTTCATTCCATCATATTCAGGTAACATGGCCAGAGTCGTCGAGGGCCACCGCAGAGTCCTTGGCCACCGCAAGACAATTACACCAGACAG GAAAGGGCTTGTCAAACTTTTTGATAAGCTGGAAAGTAATCGGCTAAGCGAGGGGGAGCCCTTGTCATACCTTGTGCAACAAATGCATGTGAGCAG GCAAGGAGCGCCCAGGAAAAGAAGAGGCCCAATGCCAGGAGTAAAGGGCCGAGCACGTTTCGGGACTGAAGAATCTTTTTATGAGAATCCATACCCTGAGTGTATATGTGGCTCAGTAAGACAGTTCAAAAGCGACATAAAACTTTGA
- the LOC120002962 gene encoding O-fucosyltransferase 38 isoform X4 — MLIQYQYQVPDSQSQYQYQVPDSQSQYQYQVPDSQSQFQYQVPDEQLWDVSKIYGLHPCVKPTSKYKAAQGSDHYITVRCNGGLNQMRTGISDMVAVAYIMNATLVIPQLDKRSFWQDSSTFSDIFDDRHFIETLQGDVRIVKQLPKELDSAPRARKHFTSWSGLGYYKDMMQLWDNYQVIHVAKSDSRLANNGLPLDVQRLRCRALYNALHFSLPIESLGKKLVERLRSRGGRYIALHLRYEKDMLSFTGCTYGLTDAESEELRIMREKTNHWKVKDINSTEQRIGGFCPLTPKEVGIFIQALGYPPSTTIYVAAGEIYGGEARLLELKSYFPNLVFKDTLATEEELKAFLNHASQTAALDYIISRESDVFIPSYSGNMARVVEGHRRVLGHRKTITPDRKGLVKLFDKLESNRLSEGEPLSYLVQQMHVSRQGAPRKRRGPMPGVKGRARFGTEESFYENPYPECICGSVRQFKSDIKL; from the exons ATGCTGATACAG TATCAATATCAGGTTCCTGACTCGCAGTCGCAGTATCAATATCAGGTTCCTGACTCGCAGTCGCAGTATCAATATCAGGTTCCTGACTCTCAATCGCAGTTTCAATATCAG GTGCCAGATGAACAACTTTGGGATGTTTCCAAGATTTATGGTTTGCATCCATGTGTAAAGCCTACAAGCAAATATAAAG CTGCCCAAGGATCTGACCACTATATTACTGTGCGATGCAACGGAGGACTGAATCAAATGCGCACTGGT ATTTCTGACATGGTGGCTGTGGCATACATCATGAATGCAACCTTGGTCATTCCTCAGCTAGACAAACGTTCCTTTTGGCAAGATTCCAG TACGTTTTCAGATATATTTGATGATCGTCATTTCATCGAAACCTTACAAGGAGATGTGAGGATTGTTAAGCAACTACCCAAGGAATTGGATTCTGCTCCTCGGGCTCGGAAACACTTCACTTCTTGGTCTGGATTGGGTTATTACAAAGACATGATGCAACTATGGGACAATTATCAG GTAATTCATGTGGCAAAATCAGATTCTCGGCTTGCAAACAATGGTTTGCCTCTTGATGTACAGAGGCTGAGGTGTCGTGCTCTATACAATGCTCTCCATTTCTCTCTTCCGATTGAAAGCTTGGGAAAG AAGCTGGTGGAGCGGCTGAGATCACGTGGGGGAAGATACATTGCTCTTCATCTAAGATATGAGAAGGACATGTTGTCTTTCACTGGTTGTACTTATGGCCTGACTGATGCAGAATCTGAAGAGCTAAGAATAATGAG GGAGAAGACAAACCACTGGAAGGTTAAAGACATAAATTCAACAGAACAGAGAATAGGAGGATTTTGTCCACTGACTCCAAAAGAGGTGGGGATATTTATTCAAGCTCTTGGATATCCTCCATCTACAACCATTTACGTCGCAGCTGGGGAAATTTATGGTGGTGAAGCTCGTCTACTAGAGCTCAAATCCTACTTTCCTAATCTAGTTTTTAAG GATACGTTGGCTACAGAGGAAGAGTTAAAAGCATTTTTAAATCATGCTTCCCAAACTGCAGCTCTGGATTACATCATATCTAGAGAGAGTGATGTTTTCATTCCATCATATTCAGGTAACATGGCCAGAGTCGTCGAGGGCCACCGCAGAGTCCTTGGCCACCGCAAGACAATTACACCAGACAG GAAAGGGCTTGTCAAACTTTTTGATAAGCTGGAAAGTAATCGGCTAAGCGAGGGGGAGCCCTTGTCATACCTTGTGCAACAAATGCATGTGAGCAG GCAAGGAGCGCCCAGGAAAAGAAGAGGCCCAATGCCAGGAGTAAAGGGCCGAGCACGTTTCGGGACTGAAGAATCTTTTTATGAGAATCCATACCCTGAGTGTATATGTGGCTCAGTAAGACAGTTCAAAAGCGACATAAAACTTTGA
- the LOC120002962 gene encoding O-fucosyltransferase 38 isoform X5 — MLIQYQYQVPDSQSQYQYQVPDSQSQYQYQVPDSQSQFQYQVPDEQLWDVSKIYGLHPCVKPTSKYKAAQGSDHYITVRCNGGLNQMRTGISDMVAVAYIMNATLVIPQLDKRSFWQDSSTFSDIFDDRHFIETLQGDVRIVKQLPKELDSAPRARKHFTSWSGLGYYKDMMQLWDNYQVIHVAKSDSRLANNGLPLDVQRLRCRALYNALHFSLPIESLGKKLVERLRSRGGRYIALHLRYEKDMLSFTGCTYGLTDAESEELRIMREKTNHWKVKDINSTEQRIGGFCPLTPKEVGIFIQALGYPPSTTIYVAAGEIYGGEARLLELKSYFPNLVFKDTLATEEELKAFLNHASQTAALDYIISRESDVFIPSYSGNMARVVEGHRRVLGHRKTITPDRKGLVKLFDKLESNRLSEGEPLSYLVQQMHVSRQGAPRKRRGPMPGVKGRARFGTEESFYENPYPECICGSVRQFKSDIKL, encoded by the exons ATGCTGATACAG TATCAATATCAGGTTCCTGACTCTCAATCGCAGTATCAATATCAGGTTCCTGACTCGCAGTCGCAGTATCAATATCAG GTTCCTGACTCTCAATCGCAGTTTCAATATCAG GTGCCAGATGAACAACTTTGGGATGTTTCCAAGATTTATGGTTTGCATCCATGTGTAAAGCCTACAAGCAAATATAAAG CTGCCCAAGGATCTGACCACTATATTACTGTGCGATGCAACGGAGGACTGAATCAAATGCGCACTGGT ATTTCTGACATGGTGGCTGTGGCATACATCATGAATGCAACCTTGGTCATTCCTCAGCTAGACAAACGTTCCTTTTGGCAAGATTCCAG TACGTTTTCAGATATATTTGATGATCGTCATTTCATCGAAACCTTACAAGGAGATGTGAGGATTGTTAAGCAACTACCCAAGGAATTGGATTCTGCTCCTCGGGCTCGGAAACACTTCACTTCTTGGTCTGGATTGGGTTATTACAAAGACATGATGCAACTATGGGACAATTATCAG GTAATTCATGTGGCAAAATCAGATTCTCGGCTTGCAAACAATGGTTTGCCTCTTGATGTACAGAGGCTGAGGTGTCGTGCTCTATACAATGCTCTCCATTTCTCTCTTCCGATTGAAAGCTTGGGAAAG AAGCTGGTGGAGCGGCTGAGATCACGTGGGGGAAGATACATTGCTCTTCATCTAAGATATGAGAAGGACATGTTGTCTTTCACTGGTTGTACTTATGGCCTGACTGATGCAGAATCTGAAGAGCTAAGAATAATGAG GGAGAAGACAAACCACTGGAAGGTTAAAGACATAAATTCAACAGAACAGAGAATAGGAGGATTTTGTCCACTGACTCCAAAAGAGGTGGGGATATTTATTCAAGCTCTTGGATATCCTCCATCTACAACCATTTACGTCGCAGCTGGGGAAATTTATGGTGGTGAAGCTCGTCTACTAGAGCTCAAATCCTACTTTCCTAATCTAGTTTTTAAG GATACGTTGGCTACAGAGGAAGAGTTAAAAGCATTTTTAAATCATGCTTCCCAAACTGCAGCTCTGGATTACATCATATCTAGAGAGAGTGATGTTTTCATTCCATCATATTCAGGTAACATGGCCAGAGTCGTCGAGGGCCACCGCAGAGTCCTTGGCCACCGCAAGACAATTACACCAGACAG GAAAGGGCTTGTCAAACTTTTTGATAAGCTGGAAAGTAATCGGCTAAGCGAGGGGGAGCCCTTGTCATACCTTGTGCAACAAATGCATGTGAGCAG GCAAGGAGCGCCCAGGAAAAGAAGAGGCCCAATGCCAGGAGTAAAGGGCCGAGCACGTTTCGGGACTGAAGAATCTTTTTATGAGAATCCATACCCTGAGTGTATATGTGGCTCAGTAAGACAGTTCAAAAGCGACATAAAACTTTGA
- the LOC120002962 gene encoding O-fucosyltransferase 38 isoform X1 — translation MVSKRGFSHTRNSSSIAKILSRKPSPCTNLVYISLLVALSVFIFVLYYSDVILESDQKHFSSQESLSDSLSQYQYQVPDSQSQYQYQVPDSQSQYQYQVPDSQSQYQYQVPDSQSQFQYQVPDEQLWDVSKIYGLHPCVKPTSKYKAAQGSDHYITVRCNGGLNQMRTGISDMVAVAYIMNATLVIPQLDKRSFWQDSSTFSDIFDDRHFIETLQGDVRIVKQLPKELDSAPRARKHFTSWSGLGYYKDMMQLWDNYQVIHVAKSDSRLANNGLPLDVQRLRCRALYNALHFSLPIESLGKKLVERLRSRGGRYIALHLRYEKDMLSFTGCTYGLTDAESEELRIMREKTNHWKVKDINSTEQRIGGFCPLTPKEVGIFIQALGYPPSTTIYVAAGEIYGGEARLLELKSYFPNLVFKDTLATEEELKAFLNHASQTAALDYIISRESDVFIPSYSGNMARVVEGHRRVLGHRKTITPDRKGLVKLFDKLESNRLSEGEPLSYLVQQMHVSRQGAPRKRRGPMPGVKGRARFGTEESFYENPYPECICGSVRQFKSDIKL, via the exons ATGGTGAGCAAGCGAGGATTTTCCCACACCAGAAATTCTTCTTCAATAGCCAAGATTCTTTCAAGAAAACCATCTCCTTGCACCAATTTAGTTTACATTTCCCTTCTCGTTGCGCTTTCAGTCTTTATTTTTGTACTCTACTACAGTGACGTGATATTGGAAAGCGATCAAAAGCATTTCAGTTCTCAAGAATCTCTTTCTGACTCACTGTCGCAGTATCAATATCAGGTTCCTGACTCTCAATCGCAGTATCAATATCAGGTTCCTGACTCGCAGTCGCAGTATCAATATCAGGTTCCTGACTCGCAGTCGCAGTATCAATATCAGGTTCCTGACTCTCAATCGCAGTTTCAATATCAG GTGCCAGATGAACAACTTTGGGATGTTTCCAAGATTTATGGTTTGCATCCATGTGTAAAGCCTACAAGCAAATATAAAG CTGCCCAAGGATCTGACCACTATATTACTGTGCGATGCAACGGAGGACTGAATCAAATGCGCACTGGT ATTTCTGACATGGTGGCTGTGGCATACATCATGAATGCAACCTTGGTCATTCCTCAGCTAGACAAACGTTCCTTTTGGCAAGATTCCAG TACGTTTTCAGATATATTTGATGATCGTCATTTCATCGAAACCTTACAAGGAGATGTGAGGATTGTTAAGCAACTACCCAAGGAATTGGATTCTGCTCCTCGGGCTCGGAAACACTTCACTTCTTGGTCTGGATTGGGTTATTACAAAGACATGATGCAACTATGGGACAATTATCAG GTAATTCATGTGGCAAAATCAGATTCTCGGCTTGCAAACAATGGTTTGCCTCTTGATGTACAGAGGCTGAGGTGTCGTGCTCTATACAATGCTCTCCATTTCTCTCTTCCGATTGAAAGCTTGGGAAAG AAGCTGGTGGAGCGGCTGAGATCACGTGGGGGAAGATACATTGCTCTTCATCTAAGATATGAGAAGGACATGTTGTCTTTCACTGGTTGTACTTATGGCCTGACTGATGCAGAATCTGAAGAGCTAAGAATAATGAG GGAGAAGACAAACCACTGGAAGGTTAAAGACATAAATTCAACAGAACAGAGAATAGGAGGATTTTGTCCACTGACTCCAAAAGAGGTGGGGATATTTATTCAAGCTCTTGGATATCCTCCATCTACAACCATTTACGTCGCAGCTGGGGAAATTTATGGTGGTGAAGCTCGTCTACTAGAGCTCAAATCCTACTTTCCTAATCTAGTTTTTAAG GATACGTTGGCTACAGAGGAAGAGTTAAAAGCATTTTTAAATCATGCTTCCCAAACTGCAGCTCTGGATTACATCATATCTAGAGAGAGTGATGTTTTCATTCCATCATATTCAGGTAACATGGCCAGAGTCGTCGAGGGCCACCGCAGAGTCCTTGGCCACCGCAAGACAATTACACCAGACAG GAAAGGGCTTGTCAAACTTTTTGATAAGCTGGAAAGTAATCGGCTAAGCGAGGGGGAGCCCTTGTCATACCTTGTGCAACAAATGCATGTGAGCAG GCAAGGAGCGCCCAGGAAAAGAAGAGGCCCAATGCCAGGAGTAAAGGGCCGAGCACGTTTCGGGACTGAAGAATCTTTTTATGAGAATCCATACCCTGAGTGTATATGTGGCTCAGTAAGACAGTTCAAAAGCGACATAAAACTTTGA
- the LOC120002962 gene encoding O-fucosyltransferase 38 isoform X2: MVSKRGFSHTRNSSSIAKILSRKPSPCTNLVYISLLVALSVFIFVLYYSDVILESDQKHFSSQESLSDSLSQYQYQVPDSQSQYQYQVPDSQSQYQYQVPDSQSQFQYQVPDEQLWDVSKIYGLHPCVKPTSKYKAAQGSDHYITVRCNGGLNQMRTGISDMVAVAYIMNATLVIPQLDKRSFWQDSSTFSDIFDDRHFIETLQGDVRIVKQLPKELDSAPRARKHFTSWSGLGYYKDMMQLWDNYQVIHVAKSDSRLANNGLPLDVQRLRCRALYNALHFSLPIESLGKKLVERLRSRGGRYIALHLRYEKDMLSFTGCTYGLTDAESEELRIMREKTNHWKVKDINSTEQRIGGFCPLTPKEVGIFIQALGYPPSTTIYVAAGEIYGGEARLLELKSYFPNLVFKDTLATEEELKAFLNHASQTAALDYIISRESDVFIPSYSGNMARVVEGHRRVLGHRKTITPDRKGLVKLFDKLESNRLSEGEPLSYLVQQMHVSRQGAPRKRRGPMPGVKGRARFGTEESFYENPYPECICGSVRQFKSDIKL, from the exons ATGGTGAGCAAGCGAGGATTTTCCCACACCAGAAATTCTTCTTCAATAGCCAAGATTCTTTCAAGAAAACCATCTCCTTGCACCAATTTAGTTTACATTTCCCTTCTCGTTGCGCTTTCAGTCTTTATTTTTGTACTCTACTACAGTGACGTGATATTGGAAAGCGATCAAAAGCATTTCAGTTCTCAAGAATCTCTTTCTGACTCACTGTCGCAGTATCAATATCAGGTTCCTGACTCTCAATCGCAGTATCAATATCAGGTTCCTGACTCGCAGTCGCAGTATCAATATCAG GTTCCTGACTCTCAATCGCAGTTTCAATATCAG GTGCCAGATGAACAACTTTGGGATGTTTCCAAGATTTATGGTTTGCATCCATGTGTAAAGCCTACAAGCAAATATAAAG CTGCCCAAGGATCTGACCACTATATTACTGTGCGATGCAACGGAGGACTGAATCAAATGCGCACTGGT ATTTCTGACATGGTGGCTGTGGCATACATCATGAATGCAACCTTGGTCATTCCTCAGCTAGACAAACGTTCCTTTTGGCAAGATTCCAG TACGTTTTCAGATATATTTGATGATCGTCATTTCATCGAAACCTTACAAGGAGATGTGAGGATTGTTAAGCAACTACCCAAGGAATTGGATTCTGCTCCTCGGGCTCGGAAACACTTCACTTCTTGGTCTGGATTGGGTTATTACAAAGACATGATGCAACTATGGGACAATTATCAG GTAATTCATGTGGCAAAATCAGATTCTCGGCTTGCAAACAATGGTTTGCCTCTTGATGTACAGAGGCTGAGGTGTCGTGCTCTATACAATGCTCTCCATTTCTCTCTTCCGATTGAAAGCTTGGGAAAG AAGCTGGTGGAGCGGCTGAGATCACGTGGGGGAAGATACATTGCTCTTCATCTAAGATATGAGAAGGACATGTTGTCTTTCACTGGTTGTACTTATGGCCTGACTGATGCAGAATCTGAAGAGCTAAGAATAATGAG GGAGAAGACAAACCACTGGAAGGTTAAAGACATAAATTCAACAGAACAGAGAATAGGAGGATTTTGTCCACTGACTCCAAAAGAGGTGGGGATATTTATTCAAGCTCTTGGATATCCTCCATCTACAACCATTTACGTCGCAGCTGGGGAAATTTATGGTGGTGAAGCTCGTCTACTAGAGCTCAAATCCTACTTTCCTAATCTAGTTTTTAAG GATACGTTGGCTACAGAGGAAGAGTTAAAAGCATTTTTAAATCATGCTTCCCAAACTGCAGCTCTGGATTACATCATATCTAGAGAGAGTGATGTTTTCATTCCATCATATTCAGGTAACATGGCCAGAGTCGTCGAGGGCCACCGCAGAGTCCTTGGCCACCGCAAGACAATTACACCAGACAG GAAAGGGCTTGTCAAACTTTTTGATAAGCTGGAAAGTAATCGGCTAAGCGAGGGGGAGCCCTTGTCATACCTTGTGCAACAAATGCATGTGAGCAG GCAAGGAGCGCCCAGGAAAAGAAGAGGCCCAATGCCAGGAGTAAAGGGCCGAGCACGTTTCGGGACTGAAGAATCTTTTTATGAGAATCCATACCCTGAGTGTATATGTGGCTCAGTAAGACAGTTCAAAAGCGACATAAAACTTTGA
- the LOC120002767 gene encoding uncharacterized protein LOC120002767 → MEIEQKPILEEKPILEENYRVPNFIGSTRIETSHGNTNIIGTNVSESSNDVCHRLESLGMLERGCVPNNNSADEERLSWLQSQIVGVDAEFDSPFGRRRLTYADHMASGRSLHYIENFVINNVLPFYGNTHTCDSYVGRRTTKMVHEATEYIKKCLGGGANDAILFCGSGTTAAIKRLQEVMGITVPSTLRDRFLKCLSNEERWVVFVGPYEHHSNLLSWGQSLAELVEIGLDENGLFDIEALRQQLELYKNGNRPILGSFSACSNVTGIYTDTRAIARLLHGYGGFACFDFAASGPYVEIDLKSGEVDGYDAVFLSPHKFLGGPGSPGILLMSKALYLLKSSPPSTCGGGTVSYVNGFNEKDTLYLDDIEERENGGTPPIIQIIRAALTFWVKDYVGHEVIEKQEHIYIERALKRLLPNKNIWILGNTSAKRQAILSFLVYSTSNTSSNGESNGCSVNSRDKSEEGLYLWRETGNNRGKPLHGPFVAALLSDLFGIQARGGCACAGPYGHRLLDVDDTISLNIRSAVKKGYLGIKPGWARVSFPYYMSNEEFEFVLNALEFIATYAQRFLTLYHFNLKTGNWKLKKRAYKDLVAPLAGAFEIIGVEQGNSRKPAKTNHSEIIEKNSLYIKTAKQIANLLPKFPPQRRLPEDIDPDILLFRV, encoded by the exons ATGGAGATAGAGCAAAAACCTATACTAGAAGAAAAACCTATACTAGAAGAAAACTACAGAGTTCCAAACTTTATAGGCTCAACCAGAATTGAAACTAGTCATGGGAACACCAATATCATTGGTACAAATGTTTCTGAATCATCAAATGATGTTTGTCATAGGTTGGAGTCACTGGGGATGTTGGAGAGAGGTTGTGTGCCAAACAACAACTCTGCTGATGAGGAAAGATTGTCTTGGTTGCAATCACAAATTGTTGGTGTGGATGCAGAGTTTGATTCTCCATTTGGAAGAAGAAGACTCACCTATGCTGATCATATGGCCTCTGGCCGCTCCCTTCACTACATAGAGAATTTTGTCATCAACAATGTCCTTCCATTCTATG GGAACACTCACACTTGTGACAGCTATGTTGGGCGCAGAACGACCAAAATGGTGCATGAAGCAACTGAATACATTAAGAAATGCTTAGGTGGTGGAGCAAATGATGCAATCTTGTTTTGTGGATCAGGCACAACTGCAGCAATCAAGAGACTACAAGAGGTAATGGGCATTACTGTACCTTCCACTTTGAGAGATAGGTTCCTTAAATGCTTGAGCAACGAAGAGAGATGGGTTGTCTTTGTTGGACCATATGAGCACCACTCGAATTTGCTCTCATGGGGGCAAAGCTTAGCTGAACTAGTCGAGATTGGTTTGGATGAAAATGGGTTATTTGACATTGAAGCTCTGAGACAACAACTTGAGCTGTACAAAAATGGCAACAGGCCTATATTGGGATCATTCTCAGCTTGTAGTAATGTGACTGGGATTTATACCGATACACGAGCGATTGCGAGGCTTCTCCATGGATACGGAGGTTTTGCTTGCTTTGATTTTGCAGCAAG TGGTCCTTATGTGGAAATTGATTTGAAGTCTGGAGAAGTTGATGGCTATGATGCTGTTTTCCTCAGTCCACATAAGTTTCTCGGCGGACCGGGATCCCCTGGTATCCTCCTGATGAGCAAGGCCCTCTATCTGCTAAAATCTTCTCCTCCATCAACTTGTGGAGGTGGAACTGTTTCTTATGTCAATGGCTTCAATGAGAAG GACACATTGTACCTGGATGACATAGAAGAGAGGGAAAATGGTGGCACTCCTCCTATAATCCAGATAATTAGAGCAGCTTTAACGTTCTGGGTAAAAGATTACGTTGGTCATGAAGTGATTGAAAAACAGGAACATATCTACATAGAGAGAGCCCTAAAGAGGCTTCTTCCAAATAAGAACATATGGATTTTAGGAAATACCAGTGCCAAGAGACAGGCCATATTGTCCTTCCTTGTTTATTCCACTTCTAATACGTCCTCAAATGGCGAGAGCAACGGGTGTAGTGTCAACAGCAGAGATAAATCAGAAGAGGGTCTTTACCTGTGGAGAGAGACGGGGAATAACAGAGGGAAGCCTCTTCATGGACCTTTTGTAGCAGCACTCCTCAGTGACCTATTTGGTATACAGGCTCGAGGAGGATGTGCTTGTGCTGGACCCTACGGTCACCGTTTGCTCGATGTTGATGATACTATCTCACTTAACATAAGATCTGCCGTAAAAAAG GGTTATCTAGGAATCAAACCTGGTTGGGCAAGAGTCAGCTTCCCTTACTACATGTCCAATGAGGAGTTTGAATTTGTTCTCAATGCATTGGAGTTCATAGCCACTTATGCGCAGCGATTTCTTACTCTGTATCACTTCAATCTGAAAACTGGAAACTGGAAATTGAAGAAAAGGGCGTACAAGGACCTCGTAGCACCATTAGCCGGAGCTTTCGAGATAATAGGAGTGGAGCAAGGCAACTCCAGGAAGCCTGCAAAAACTAATCATTCTGAGATAATTGAGAAGAATTCCCTATATATAAAGACAGCGAAACAAATAGCAAATCTCCTCCCCAAGTTCCCACCTCAACGTAGACTACCAGAAGACATTGATCCCGACATCCTGTTATTTAGAGTTTAA